The Haloplanus natans DSM 17983 DNA segment GCCGCAATCTCACGTTCGTGTGTCGTCGGGGCCTCGGAACTTTCCTCGACGCTGATCGACCACTGCTCGGCCACGTCGACGAGTCGCCATGCGACTTCGAGCGGCGGTTCCGGCGCGACCGTACCCTCGACGGCGTCGCCGGTTTCGACCCCCGGATTCGTCGCCAGCGTGTGTACCTGTCCGTCGTCCACGTCCGCGAGGACGGCCGAATCGTCGTCGGCCGCCGTGACGAGGAAGGTCCCCGTCTTCTCGTCGTCGGTCATAGGTGCGGGTAGGGGGGCGGGGGGCTTCGGGCTTTCGTCACGCTAGCGGCGTCAGCGAAGCGACCGATGCGCCAGCAGGATGACCGCCGCGGCGAGAAGCGGCGGTACCACTCCCACGAGTTGCGGCAGGCCGTACAGCCCGGCGATCAGGGGCGCGAGCGCCCCCGTCGGCGTCGTCTGCTGGGCGGGCGGCACCGAGATGACGAGGCCCACGTAGAGCGCGAAGACGAACAGGTACCCCCCGGCGGCGAGGGCGGCGTCGTACGGTCCCGCGACGGCGTCGCCCCGCTCTCGCGCCCGACGGTGCCGGCGCGCGACGAACAGGACGGGTGCCACCAGCGGCACCACCACGAACAGGCCGACGACGGCGAAAAAGGACCGCGAGAGCGTCAGGCTCCCCCCGCGGCCGCCGGTCGTCCCCGCGATGACGCCGACGACGGCAGCGATAAAGAGGAGGCTCACCGCGACGGTCAG contains these protein-coding regions:
- a CDS encoding DUF5812 family protein, whose amino-acid sequence is MTDDEKTGTFLVTAADDDSAVLADVDDGQVHTLATNPGVETGDAVEGTVAPEPPLEVAWRLVDVAEQWSISVEESSEAPTTHEREIAAEGAVGELTKRERAGTGEIHVLTVPESETEAAVADVLDDEDGLRSRAARLGVERVVVRSEPGVVSVRYLP